A section of the Polyangium spumosum genome encodes:
- a CDS encoding M15 family metallopeptidase, producing the protein MDARPTQFRVLALAAALAATPMFAGCIAEAPPEELAGEAEAVESPEPTDTVDEAVAGSTVAQAAASSCSTTSVKKLSLQIIAEARCLNPDAYVPITKTSNVTFGSATFAYIQKPARDRLVSALKANPSKSLTLNSALRTVAQQYMLYNWYQNGRCGISLAAKPGNSNHQTGLALDVSQYSSWKTILQNKGFKWLGSNDPVHFDYAGSGAVNYKGLDVKAFQRLWNRNNPGDTISVDGVWGPQTEARMKKSPAGGFAKGATCGTAIVYDGPEGHIDGVDEAFDRDPNDAEFFVPLPIDAAEAQPELEHESCSEHAH; encoded by the coding sequence ATGGACGCTCGCCCGACCCAATTCCGTGTTCTCGCTCTCGCCGCTGCCCTCGCCGCCACGCCCATGTTCGCGGGCTGTATTGCCGAAGCGCCTCCCGAGGAGCTCGCCGGTGAGGCCGAGGCCGTGGAATCCCCCGAGCCCACCGATACGGTGGACGAAGCCGTGGCCGGCAGCACCGTCGCGCAAGCCGCGGCGTCGAGCTGCTCGACGACGAGCGTCAAGAAGCTCTCGCTCCAGATCATCGCGGAGGCGCGGTGCCTCAATCCGGACGCGTACGTGCCCATCACGAAGACGTCGAACGTGACGTTCGGCAGCGCGACGTTCGCGTACATCCAGAAGCCCGCGCGTGATCGGCTCGTCTCGGCGCTCAAGGCGAACCCGAGCAAGTCGCTGACGCTCAACTCGGCGCTCCGGACGGTCGCGCAGCAATACATGCTGTACAACTGGTACCAGAATGGCCGCTGCGGCATCAGCCTCGCCGCCAAGCCGGGCAACAGCAATCACCAGACGGGCCTCGCCCTCGACGTGAGCCAGTACAGCTCGTGGAAGACCATTCTGCAGAACAAGGGCTTCAAGTGGCTCGGGTCGAACGACCCGGTGCATTTCGATTACGCGGGCTCGGGCGCGGTGAACTACAAGGGCCTCGACGTGAAGGCATTCCAGCGGCTGTGGAACCGCAACAACCCGGGCGACACGATCTCGGTCGACGGCGTGTGGGGTCCGCAGACGGAGGCGCGCATGAAGAAGTCGCCCGCGGGCGGCTTCGCGAAGGGCGCGACGTGCGGGACGGCGATCGTGTACGACGGGCCGGAAGGCCACATCGACGGCGTGGACGAGGCATTCGATCGTGATCCGAACGACGCGGAGTTCTTCGTGCCGCTGCCGATCGACGCCGCCGAGGCGCAGCCGGAGCTCGAGCACGAGTCCTGCTCGGAGCACGCGCACTGA
- a CDS encoding phosphoribosylanthranilate isomerase, which yields MRPLPLPFPRVKICCIASEEEAWMAIRAGASALGLVGPVPSGPGAIDEAQIAAIAAKVPPGVATFLLTSHQDAGAIIEQQRRVRTSVVQILDRLESGTYEELRAAMPGIGIVQAVHVMGEEAIDEAIGLEGKVDAVLLDSGNPNLPVKELGGTGRTHDWQISARLCERVRLPVYLAGGLKPENLAAAIRTVRPFGVDLCNGVRTGGDLDANKLDAFFAALNTR from the coding sequence ATGCGCCCCCTGCCCTTACCATTCCCGCGCGTAAAGATTTGCTGCATCGCCTCCGAGGAAGAGGCGTGGATGGCCATTCGCGCGGGCGCCTCCGCCCTCGGCCTCGTGGGCCCGGTCCCGAGCGGGCCGGGCGCGATCGACGAGGCGCAGATCGCGGCCATCGCGGCGAAGGTCCCGCCCGGCGTCGCCACCTTCCTCCTCACGAGCCACCAGGACGCGGGCGCCATCATCGAGCAGCAGCGGCGCGTACGCACGAGCGTGGTGCAGATCCTCGATCGGCTCGAGTCCGGCACGTACGAAGAGCTCCGCGCGGCGATGCCCGGCATCGGGATCGTGCAGGCCGTACACGTGATGGGCGAGGAGGCGATCGACGAGGCGATCGGGCTCGAAGGCAAGGTCGACGCGGTCCTGCTCGACTCGGGCAACCCGAACCTGCCGGTGAAGGAGCTCGGCGGGACGGGCCGCACGCACGATTGGCAGATCAGCGCGCGCCTCTGCGAGCGCGTGCGCCTGCCGGTCTACCTCGCCGGCGGGCTCAAGCCGGAGAACCTCGCCGCCGCGATCCGCACCGTGCGCCCCTTCGGCGTGGACCTCTGCAACGGCGTTCGCACGGGCGGCGACCTCGACGCGAACAAACTCGACGCCTTCTTCGCCGCATTGAACACGCGCTGA